The stretch of DNA ACGTTGCCTTGACCCCGTCTGCTTCCATCGGTGCGGTACGCGCCCGGCTGACAATGACCGCTTCGGCTCCGAAAACGGAAGCATTCCTGATTATAGATCCCAGATTCCGGGTATCCTCCACCTGATCAACAAAAACCACGACCGCGCCCGCCAGACAGCGGGTCCTCTCCAATACTCCTTTCCACCGAGGAACCTCCTTTTCCCGGCAGACAAGGACGACACCCTGATGAAGCACGTCTTTTCCGAGGAGACGCTCAAGGTCTTTCCGGCTGACAATCGAAAGGGACAGGGAGAGTCGTTTGGCTTCCTGCTTGATTTCCTGAATACCCTCACCCTGCGCGGAGTCAAGGAGATACAGGCGCTCATAGACACGTTTTCGGGAAAGGAGCGCTTCGCGAACCGGGTGTCGCCCGTACACCAGGACTGGACCCTGGGATTGAGAATCGTTATTTGGGGTCAAGGGCTCAAAACGATTCAAAGGAAGACCCTTCTACATTACGGTACCAGCGGGGTCCCAATGGCGTATCCTCAACAAGGTACCCTCTGACGGTGATTTCCTTTCGTATTTGGTCCGCCTGACTCCATTCTTTTCCCTCTCGCGCTTTCCCACGCTGGGAAACCAGGGCAGCAATCTCCTGTTCCTGCCCATCGCCGGGAGTGGGGGGGATTATCCCTAAAATTTCCTGTACCAGGGTGAGGAAATCGCCGATCGCACGAAGGGAATCGCCGGTCCAGGCCCCTCGTTTCGGCTCGAGATAACTATTGGCCTGCCTCATGAACTCACTGAGAACCCCGAGGGCCTGAGGGGTATTGAAGTCATCAGTCAGGGTATCCAGAAAATACCTTTCGAGATGTTCGATACGTTCCCGGAATTGCCGCTCGACATCGTTTGTATCGGTCGTTTCGCGCCCTCGATCGCGAATAAACTGGAAATTACGCAGGAGATTCTCGAGTTTCACCACGTACCGTTGTGCTGCGGCCAGGACCGACTCGTCGATGTTGATTGGATTCCGATAGTGGGTCGACAACAAGACCAGGCGCAACGTTTCCGGTTTCCACCGTAATAACAGCTCCCGAACGGTCATGATATTCCCCAGGGATTTAGACATCTTCTCGTTAGCGATATTCAAATATCCATTGTGGAGCCAGAAACGAACAAAAGGTCTACCACTCGCCGCTTCGCTTTGGACAACCTCGTTTTCGTGGTGAGGAAATAACAGATCACATCCCCCGGCATGAATATCGAGGGTCTCGCCCAGGTAATAAGCGGCCATAGCCGAACATTCGATATGCCAGCCCGGCCTTCCCTCGCCCCAAGGGCTTGGCCAGTAAGGTTCCCCCGGTTTAGCCATCTTCCACAGGACAAAATCGGCGGGGTGATTCTTCCGGTAACGGGCTTCGACCCGGGCACCTTCCCGCAGCTCGGCAGGATTTTTCCGGGAGAGCTTACCATATCCATCCACCCGGCTTGTATCGAATAAAATATCGCCTGCGACACGGTAGGTGAACCCCCTCCCTTCCAAGCGCCGGATCAGGTCAATAATGTCCACTATGTGTTCGGTGGCCCTGGGATGGTGCGTCGCCCGTTTGATTCCCAAACGGTCGGCATCGATAAAGTATTCGACGATATACCTCTCGGCCAAGTCCCGCGGTTCCTCCCCTTTTTGTTGGGCTCGGTCGATGATCTTGTCGTCGATATCGGTAAAATTTTGTACATACCTAACCTGAAACCCGATGGTCTCGAAAAAGCGGCGCAGAGCATCAAAGAGTACAAAGACCCGAGCGTTCCCGATATGAATTAGGTCATACACCGTGGGGCCGCAGACATAAAATCCGACCAGCCCTTCCTGAAGGGGGTAAAACCCTTCAACACAACGGGAAAGTGTATTGTACAAACGGACTTCTCTCAATCACCCACCTCTGGCATCTTACCTGAGAACCTCGAGGACCACGCTCATGACTCCTTCCTCCTTGATGCCGATTGCCCGCGCCGCGGCCAGGGACAGGTCGATTTCCCGGGCCTTTTTCTGAGGTCCCCAATCATTGATCCGGATAACCACCCGCCGTCCGTTGACCGGGTTGGTCACTACAACGAGGGTTCCGGGCGGAAAGGAACGGTGGGCGGCGGTAAAAGCGTAGGGATTGAAGGTTTCGCCGGCGGCGGTGGCGTTCCCATCAAACTCATGTCCATACCAGGATGCCTGGCCGTTGATCTTTTCTCTGACCCGGCTTCGATAACAGCCCAGCAAATGATAGTATTCCATCTGCAGCCGGTTCAGCCATAACAGGGCCAGATCGATCACACCGGAATTGTTGATGGCTGCGTCCTCTTTGTACACGGTAAAAATTCTGTGGTCGTTACAATGCCCCTCGACCCGTCCGTTGACCGGGTTGACAAAAAACGTGACTGCCTCCTCCGGCGGGTTGGAAAAAAAAGTTTCCAGTTCCCGGGTCAACCGCTCCGCCCGGTCCTGAATAGTGGAATACCCTCCCGGGTAACGCAAGCGCAGAAGCAGCCGCTCCTCGATATACACCGCGTAAGATCCGTCATTCTTTTCCTGGAAATACACCCGGCGCCCGGCCAAGACCTCGACTGGTACGAGACATAGCGCCAAACATGCGATACAAACCAATAAAACAGGCATTACAATCCTTTTTGCACAAGGCATACCGCCAAACATGCGATTCCAACACCCCCTCCCAATGAACCGATTCCCTCATGAGTCGTCGCCTTGACTCCAATCCGCTCCGGTTCGAGCGCCAAAGCTTCGGCCAGGGCTATGCGTATTGAGTCTCGAAACGGCGCAATCCGGGGAAACTCGGCGATGATTGTCGCATCCACGTTAACCACTTCCCAACCCTTTTCCCGGAGCAATTTGGCAACCTGGGACAACAGGAGAGTGCTCCGGATACCCTGGTATCGGGCATCGGTATCCGGAAACCAGTGACCGATATCCGGGAGGGATGCCGCACCCAACAAAGCGTCCATGATCGCGTGACATAAAACGTCTCCGTCCGAGTGGCCGGCCAATCCTTTTTCAAACGGAATCCGTATTCCGCCCAGAACCAGTGAACGCCCGCTTACCAAAGGATGGATATCGTATCCAATACCGCTGCGATATTCCATCATGTTGTTTTCCAGCGGATCAATTCTTCCGCCCGTAAAAAATCACCAGCCGTGGTTATTTTAAAATTTTCTTCCGATCCCGGAACCAGGTAGACCGGCTTTCCCATCCATTCCACCAATGAGGAATCGTCGGTTGCGGTGTATCCCTCAGCAATGGCCTTCCGGAAGGCCTCAAGAATCAAGGAGACCCGAAATACCTGCGGTGTCTGCGCTCGCCAGACGACTTTCCGATCAAGCGAATGATCAATCGTCTTGCCATCCCGGGTGATTTTGATCGTATCCACGCAGGGCAACGCACAGCAGACCGCATTATGAATTTCCACCGCCTTGGCACACCGGTTTAAAATATCTTCGTCCACGAAAGGACGAACACCGTCATGGATAAAAACAAATTCATTTTCGACGCAGGTCAGGGCATCGATCCCCTTCCCAACGGACTCCTGTCTGGAGTCACCCCCGTGGACAACACGAAGACGCTTTGAAAAACGGTATTTCCCAAGAACGGTTGAGGCAAAGAGTTTTTCATGCCTTGGATTGATTACGACAACGATATCCTGTATCGGAGAAAACCGGTCAAAAGCATACAAAGTATATGCAAGAAGAGGTTTCCCCAGAACAGGTATATATTGCTTGGGCACAATCGAATCCAACCTCTCTCCGGTGCCGGCAGCGACTATTACGGCATGAAACACTGGCAACTCCTTGATTCAGTTATGGATTGTCTTGCCTCGGGGGCGGACAAAAATCATTCTTCCGGCTGGGGTTTGCAGGACACTGGTCACCACAGTATCCAATGTGTTGTTGATATGTCTTTTGCCACCTTCCACAACGACCATGGTACCGTCATCCAGATACCCGACACCCTGGTCGGATTCTTTTCCTTCCCTGATGATCTGCACCCGGAGTTCTTCTCCTGGAAGAAGGTAGGGCTTCAGGGCATTGGCGAGATCATTGATATTAAGCACCTCAACCCCTTCGAGTTCGGCGATCTTGTTCAGGTTAAAATCGTTAGTGATGACTGTCCCTCCAATCACCTTGCCTAATTTGATCAGCTTCGCGTCGACATCCCGAATCTCCGGAAAATCACGATCGGCTATCCGGACATTGACTTTTTTTTCCTTTCTCATTCTATTCAGAATGTCAAGCCCTCTCCGTCCCCGGCTTCTTTTCAGCGGGTCCTGTGAATCGGCCACCTGTTGCAGTTCCTTGAGGACAAACCGGGGAACAAGCATATCTCCCTCAATAAAGCCGGTTTTGCAGACATCGGCAATCCGGCCGTCAACAATGGCACTGGTATCCAGAATTTTAGTACCGGTGGCCTGACCTCGCAATAGCCTCGTTTTCGGCATACCGGTAAATATAGAAACGATATCTTCCCGGCGGCCCATAAATATGGAAAACCCGATTACCCCTCCCATAACGGTGATCAGCATGGGTAACGACGGGTTGTTGACTTGCCATAAAGACACCGGGTAGCTGATCAGGACCCCCACGACCAACCCCAATATTAGACCGGTCATCCCGACCAGGATGTCCACCGATGAAAGACGGAAAAAAACGCCGAAGACGTCTTTCACTTTTTCAGAAAGTGACCAGGTACTGTATTTTTCCATAAGAAATGTGAGGATTCCGGCGGCAAGGGTGATGACCGCAATCATACCCCAAGCCGTCCTACCCAAAGAGGAAATCGGTGTACGAAAGGCAAAAAAACTAATGATAAAAGCTAAGAAGAGTACAACGATAATCAAGATAGTTTGTGTTTTGGTCATTGTGCACCCCCTTTACTGCGCAATTCCGACTCTTGCTCCATTGACGGTGATGATAGCGTCCCGGCGGTTTCACCTCCCTTATAATTACCCTGCTGATGCAGATTTCCGTTGATATAATTTTAGGCGCTACTCACCAAACTGGTTCATTTACTTACCTGATGACAGCGGCTCCATCGACCGGTCGATTCTTCAGGATCAAACGGTAAATTCTATAATCCAGAATAAATTATATCATTCACTTGATTTTCAAGCATCCGGCCTTATGTCTTAGGGAGGGGGAGACTTTTTGTCAGGCACGTTCGGTCAAAAGAAGGAAAACCGGGGATCATGGAAGGGACACCGGTGTTGGCTTAATTACAGAATATTTTCACCGATCAATGCTTCAACCACGTTTTTATATCTCACGATTTCCAGTGACTGAGGAAAGGCGGACGCCTGGTTCCCCAAGGAATATTCCGAACAGACCACTCGTTTCACTCCGTTACGAAAGGCTTCCTGGATTCGGCTTCCCAGCATGTAACCAGGCCGAATTTCGCCACTCAGCCCCACTTCACCGAGATACACCGTCCGGGGGTCCGTTTTTCTTTCCAGGCGGGAAGATGCCAAGCTGAAACACACCGCAAGATCGGTCACCGTTTCGGTGACCCGCAGTCCTCCAACTACATTCAGATAGATGTCCTGGGCGGCAAACTTCACGCGGGCCCGTTTTTCCAGAACTGCCACCAGCAGTTGTAACCGGTTAAGATCGATACCCAGACTGACCCGCCGGGGCACATCAAGATACGACGGATTGACCAACGACTGGACCTCGATGAGCAACGCCCGCTTACCTTCGACGATCACCGTCCGGGCATTTCCGCTGTCGGAAGCGTGTCCCTCGGCGATAAAATACTGTCCGGGATCCGCCAACTCCACCAAGCCTTCGTCTTTCATCTCCAGAAGACCGACTTCCTGAGTGGAACCAAAGCGGTTCTTGACACTTCGCAGCATACGAAGAGGAGACTGCGGTTCGCCTTCGAGATAGAGAACCACGTCGACCAAGTGTTCCAGGGTCCGTGGTCCGGCCACCACCCCTTCCTTGGTGACATGTCCAACCAGGACCACGGCGACGTTTTTTCGCTTGGCCATTTCCATGAACCGGACACTGAGGTCACGAATCAAAGCCACGCTCCCCGGTAAATAGTCAAGTTCTTCATGAAAGAGGTTTTGGATGGAATCCACAACGACGACCTGTGGCGCGGTTGTTTCCGTTGCCTGGGCGATATCACTATAGCGGTCGGTGGACAGGAGAAAGAGGCTTTCGTTCCGTTTTATACGCAGGCGTTGAATACGAAGCAGAAGTTGATGCAGCGATTCTTCGCTGCTCCCGTACAACACGTTTTTCCCCAATAAAGCAAGTCCTCCAGCCAGGTTTAAAAGCAGAGTCGATTTGCCGATCCCGGGGTCACCACTCAGAAGAATCAGTGATCCCTCGACAATCCCCCCACCCAACACCCGGTCTACCTCTCCCAATGGGCCGGGAATCCGGCGATCCGTTTCCAGTTCCAGTGCGGTTACGTCACTCAGGCGTATGGGTTGCGCAACGGAAGAGGATAATCGCTTCGTTCGGGCGGGAGTCTGAATTTTCTCCAAAAAAGTATTCCACTCACCACACTGAGGACATTTTCCCATCCAGCGAGGGGTGGAATACTGGCAATTCCGGCAGACGAAATCAGTTTTCGCCATCGTTCAC from Atribacteraceae bacterium encodes:
- a CDS encoding PIN domain-containing protein, with protein sequence MTKTQTILIIVVLFLAFIISFFAFRTPISSLGRTAWGMIAVITLAAGILTFLMEKYSTWSLSEKVKDVFGVFFRLSSVDILVGMTGLILGLVVGVLISYPVSLWQVNNPSLPMLITVMGGVIGFSIFMGRREDIVSIFTGMPKTRLLRGQATGTKILDTSAIVDGRIADVCKTGFIEGDMLVPRFVLKELQQVADSQDPLKRSRGRRGLDILNRMRKEKKVNVRIADRDFPEIRDVDAKLIKLGKVIGGTVITNDFNLNKIAELEGVEVLNINDLANALKPYLLPGEELRVQIIREGKESDQGVGYLDDGTMVVVEGGKRHINNTLDTVVTSVLQTPAGRMIFVRPRGKTIHN
- a CDS encoding septal ring lytic transglycosylase RlpA family protein translates to MPVLLVCIACLALCLVPVEVLAGRRVYFQEKNDGSYAVYIEERLLLRLRYPGGYSTIQDRAERLTRELETFFSNPPEEAVTFFVNPVNGRVEGHCNDHRIFTVYKEDAAINNSGVIDLALLWLNRLQMEYYHLLGCYRSRVREKINGQASWYGHEFDGNATAAGETFNPYAFTAAHRSFPPGTLVVVTNPVNGRRVVIRINDWGPQKKAREIDLSLAAARAIGIKEEGVMSVVLEVLR
- a CDS encoding RNA methyltransferase translates to MNRFEPLTPNNDSQSQGPVLVYGRHPVREALLSRKRVYERLYLLDSAQGEGIQEIKQEAKRLSLSLSIVSRKDLERLLGKDVLHQGVVLVCREKEVPRWKGVLERTRCLAGAVVVFVDQVEDTRNLGSIIRNASVFGAEAVIVSRARTAPMEADGVKATSGEIEKIDVLQINNFAAVLKAFRDTGFWIAALDGQGDRVLWDLHLRTGPLGVVIGGEDRGVRRRVMNLSDWIVRIPLSRGSHSLNASVALGIALYEIRRQQGIGE
- the ispD gene encoding 2-C-methyl-D-erythritol 4-phosphate cytidylyltransferase, whose product is MFHAVIVAAGTGERLDSIVPKQYIPVLGKPLLAYTLYAFDRFSPIQDIVVVINPRHEKLFASTVLGKYRFSKRLRVVHGGDSRQESVGKGIDALTCVENEFVFIHDGVRPFVDEDILNRCAKAVEIHNAVCCALPCVDTIKITRDGKTIDHSLDRKVVWRAQTPQVFRVSLILEAFRKAIAEGYTATDDSSLVEWMGKPVYLVPGSEENFKITTAGDFLRAEELIRWKTT
- the ispF gene encoding 2-C-methyl-D-erythritol 2,4-cyclodiphosphate synthase, with amino-acid sequence MMEYRSGIGYDIHPLVSGRSLVLGGIRIPFEKGLAGHSDGDVLCHAIMDALLGAASLPDIGHWFPDTDARYQGIRSTLLLSQVAKLLREKGWEVVNVDATIIAEFPRIAPFRDSIRIALAEALALEPERIGVKATTHEGIGSLGGGVGIACLAVCLVQKGL
- the cysS gene encoding cysteine--tRNA ligase; this translates as MREVRLYNTLSRCVEGFYPLQEGLVGFYVCGPTVYDLIHIGNARVFVLFDALRRFFETIGFQVRYVQNFTDIDDKIIDRAQQKGEEPRDLAERYIVEYFIDADRLGIKRATHHPRATEHIVDIIDLIRRLEGRGFTYRVAGDILFDTSRVDGYGKLSRKNPAELREGARVEARYRKNHPADFVLWKMAKPGEPYWPSPWGEGRPGWHIECSAMAAYYLGETLDIHAGGCDLLFPHHENEVVQSEAASGRPFVRFWLHNGYLNIANEKMSKSLGNIMTVRELLLRWKPETLRLVLLSTHYRNPINIDESVLAAAQRYVVKLENLLRNFQFIRDRGRETTDTNDVERQFRERIEHLERYFLDTLTDDFNTPQALGVLSEFMRQANSYLEPKRGAWTGDSLRAIGDFLTLVQEILGIIPPTPGDGQEQEIAALVSQRGKAREGKEWSQADQIRKEITVRGYLVEDTPLGPRWYRNVEGSSFESF
- the radA gene encoding DNA repair protein RadA, translating into MAKTDFVCRNCQYSTPRWMGKCPQCGEWNTFLEKIQTPARTKRLSSSVAQPIRLSDVTALELETDRRIPGPLGEVDRVLGGGIVEGSLILLSGDPGIGKSTLLLNLAGGLALLGKNVLYGSSEESLHQLLLRIQRLRIKRNESLFLLSTDRYSDIAQATETTAPQVVVVDSIQNLFHEELDYLPGSVALIRDLSVRFMEMAKRKNVAVVLVGHVTKEGVVAGPRTLEHLVDVVLYLEGEPQSPLRMLRSVKNRFGSTQEVGLLEMKDEGLVELADPGQYFIAEGHASDSGNARTVIVEGKRALLIEVQSLVNPSYLDVPRRVSLGIDLNRLQLLVAVLEKRARVKFAAQDIYLNVVGGLRVTETVTDLAVCFSLASSRLERKTDPRTVYLGEVGLSGEIRPGYMLGSRIQEAFRNGVKRVVCSEYSLGNQASAFPQSLEIVRYKNVVEALIGENIL